The following are encoded together in the Pedobacter sp. D749 genome:
- a CDS encoding gliding motility-associated C-terminal domain-containing protein, with protein MKLRIYSFLPLAILLFFIQTAKGQIAPNGRQTISIRPGSSVVLRANSAETASFIWYKDNVLVQGQNNPTLITATAGIYKVVASNQFGCTSDISDEIEVLVLPQAIADVAVTKRSEAKLVVGDQVFEYYLNVRNNGTDDATQLMIRDALPDNISLENLDQPTDGMATYDQINRTINWNIPLLANGKFAELVIKVRSKQLGMVTNTATVTAIEFDPNLANNTSTDKKEISGLRIPNVFTPNGDGKNDTFYIEHLESFESKEVTIINRWGSTVYQSSHYQNDWTAPGLADGTYFYIVKVRNGTTTWQDYKGYITVIR; from the coding sequence ATGAAGCTAAGGATATATTCCTTTCTGCCTTTGGCTATATTGTTGTTTTTTATTCAAACAGCAAAGGGCCAAATTGCACCCAACGGGCGGCAAACCATTTCGATCAGACCAGGATCGTCGGTGGTTTTGCGTGCAAACTCGGCTGAGACAGCATCATTTATATGGTATAAGGATAATGTGTTGGTGCAAGGACAAAATAACCCAACGCTGATTACGGCAACAGCTGGTATTTATAAAGTAGTTGCCTCAAATCAATTTGGCTGTACATCCGATATTTCAGATGAAATAGAAGTTTTGGTATTGCCACAAGCTATTGCAGATGTAGCCGTCACAAAACGCTCAGAAGCAAAGCTCGTAGTGGGCGATCAGGTTTTTGAGTACTACTTAAATGTTAGAAATAATGGTACTGATGATGCCACCCAACTAATGATCAGGGATGCTCTTCCAGATAATATTTCTTTAGAAAACCTGGACCAACCAACCGATGGAATGGCGACCTACGACCAGATCAACAGAACCATTAACTGGAATATTCCCTTACTGGCCAATGGCAAGTTTGCAGAACTGGTAATTAAGGTAAGGTCTAAGCAATTGGGCATGGTGACTAATACAGCTACTGTAACTGCAATAGAATTTGACCCTAACCTGGCCAATAATACATCAACCGATAAAAAAGAGATTTCAGGCTTAAGAATTCCAAATGTTTTTACGCCTAATGGGGATGGCAAGAACGACACTTTTTATATTGAACACCTGGAATCTTTTGAATCGAAAGAGGTAACGATCATTAACCGTTGGGGAAGTACAGTTTATCAATCCAGTCACTATCAAAACGACTGGACTGCACCAGGATTAGCAGATGGAACCTACTTCTACATAGTTAAAGTTAGAAATGGAACAACAACCTGGCAAGATTACAAAGGTTATATCACAGTAATCAGGTAA
- a CDS encoding DUF11 domain-containing protein, with product MIRAFLVFLFSGLLGLILLCSANIAFARHEIKTITNAGANNLSFPFSSKTSTNTIKRLSASSYSKHYIAPAPWQYWSKANEIVITSDIGTVTGTIYKSDGTLLFNFTCLQGTPYVQRFTGLPKDVPAHPLNTVLTGAGLIIEATGSISVNLRNVASDDLIINDPDELKRNDGSDADIKGNASLFSFGDAAIGTSFRVGYYRDGNLVVSTNPLDKPHPPIYSIMATENNTIVKIGGVATATLNAGQSYLFNAPMGTLVESSGSAVMNTAADLDAPGGCGDGAYNPIPPIASLGQEYVVVRGEGNSTAEQTTVIATEANTVVTVTDFDLNGVQKRVTNYTLAQAGDFKTFAHGYVNGTYSYNNPPGINTGRYSSSRIQANKNVEVFSGTAGISDGGGCEVDVATLVPISTCSGSRKVETTNFTAYSNSDLSYFGYIITKSTAKISLKTQFGTTNYNGTDIETIPGIGTRKALGTSGLYLIRFTKANIGSPKTIIINSSERLTVTMVQQGGGFSMSNFISRFPEKADQPLVSQSNCASATLTANPNASSYQWYLNGNPISGANTNTYVAGVSGNYSVSYSLDCGISAPSLPLNISLCNIDRSITKTIDVPYPELNSNVVFTLKAENLGNGNAVGVSVTDLLPDGFSYVSSVAPSGTSYDPISGIWTIGDLASNASISLKITAKVIKTGVNINTATITGSQPDQVSNNDQSSATTTTGSGDREVCVGTAMNNIIFDIPPGTNGVQVTGLPAGIDGRYDNRTKKLTISGTPTTAGPPMTYTVSNTTGTPFTTTGSITVNGNVSTPVFNTGLTNKHCMGTGTDTYVATATNATSIVYSILPLAAGIIDANNGKVTWDNTFTGTATITATAKGCTEKTTNFIVIVNGLPNLTLGTEPEICQGFTTTSLPYTNPLNNPTTYRITWNTPGFNAVSNQPLPAGNIPLNIPVNAALDTHSGVLTIENAAGCSTQINFNIKINPKPSAPHVSVQTNSQY from the coding sequence ATGATCAGGGCTTTTCTGGTGTTTTTATTTAGCGGGTTACTGGGATTAATATTGCTCTGCTCAGCAAATATTGCATTTGCACGCCATGAAATTAAAACCATAACAAACGCTGGCGCTAATAATTTATCCTTTCCTTTTTCTTCAAAAACCAGCACAAACACTATAAAACGTTTATCGGCAAGCAGCTATTCAAAACATTACATTGCGCCTGCCCCATGGCAATATTGGAGTAAAGCCAATGAAATTGTTATTACATCAGATATTGGAACCGTTACCGGAACAATATATAAAAGTGATGGTACACTATTATTTAATTTTACCTGTTTGCAAGGTACACCTTATGTACAACGCTTCACTGGATTGCCTAAGGACGTGCCTGCGCATCCCCTAAATACGGTATTAACGGGAGCCGGATTAATTATAGAAGCAACAGGATCCATTTCTGTTAATTTAAGAAACGTTGCTTCTGATGATTTAATAATTAATGATCCTGATGAGTTAAAAAGAAATGACGGTTCTGATGCGGATATTAAAGGCAACGCCTCTCTTTTTAGTTTCGGTGATGCGGCAATTGGAACGTCTTTTCGTGTAGGTTACTATCGGGATGGTAATCTTGTGGTGAGTACCAACCCTCTAGATAAGCCCCACCCTCCAATATATAGCATTATGGCTACCGAAAACAACACCATTGTTAAAATTGGAGGCGTGGCTACAGCTACATTAAACGCCGGACAAAGTTATCTGTTCAATGCACCGATGGGAACGTTGGTAGAATCGTCTGGATCGGCGGTAATGAATACTGCTGCAGATCTGGATGCACCCGGAGGCTGTGGGGATGGCGCCTACAATCCAATTCCACCAATAGCCTCGCTGGGGCAAGAGTATGTAGTAGTTAGAGGAGAGGGTAATTCAACCGCCGAGCAGACTACAGTAATTGCAACCGAGGCTAACACCGTAGTTACCGTTACCGACTTTGACCTGAACGGTGTTCAGAAAAGAGTAACTAACTATACACTGGCACAAGCCGGCGATTTTAAAACTTTTGCTCATGGTTACGTTAATGGAACTTATAGCTACAATAATCCACCAGGTATAAATACAGGCCGGTATTCATCATCAAGAATTCAAGCCAATAAAAATGTAGAAGTATTTTCAGGTACGGCTGGTATTTCTGACGGTGGTGGTTGCGAGGTTGATGTTGCGACTTTAGTGCCAATATCCACTTGTTCGGGGTCCAGAAAAGTAGAAACCACCAATTTTACTGCTTATAGCAACAGTGATTTATCTTATTTTGGTTACATCATTACAAAAAGTACAGCTAAAATCTCTCTAAAAACGCAATTTGGTACAACCAATTATAATGGCACCGATATTGAAACCATACCAGGCATTGGTACACGTAAAGCTTTAGGAACTTCCGGTTTATATTTAATCCGTTTCACAAAGGCAAATATTGGCTCACCAAAAACAATCATCATTAACAGCTCAGAACGACTTACAGTAACGATGGTGCAACAAGGTGGTGGTTTCTCCATGTCTAACTTTATTTCCCGTTTCCCTGAAAAGGCCGATCAACCTCTCGTATCGCAAAGCAACTGTGCATCTGCAACGCTTACCGCAAATCCGAATGCTTCTTCATATCAGTGGTATCTTAACGGAAATCCGATAAGTGGTGCAAACACCAATACTTATGTGGCTGGTGTTTCCGGCAATTATTCAGTAAGTTATAGTTTAGATTGTGGCATTAGCGCCCCTTCGCTCCCTTTAAATATTTCACTTTGTAATATCGACCGCTCCATTACTAAAACGATTGATGTGCCTTACCCTGAATTAAACAGCAATGTGGTATTTACCCTTAAGGCCGAAAATTTAGGTAATGGAAATGCGGTTGGGGTATCGGTTACAGATCTGCTTCCCGATGGTTTTTCTTATGTGTCGAGTGTAGCGCCATCAGGTACAAGTTACGATCCTATTTCCGGTATATGGACTATTGGCGATTTGGCCAGTAATGCCAGTATTAGCTTAAAAATTACCGCAAAAGTGATAAAAACAGGCGTAAATATAAACACCGCTACCATTACTGGTTCGCAACCCGATCAGGTAAGCAATAACGATCAGAGTTCGGCTACAACCACTACCGGCTCTGGCGATAGAGAAGTGTGTGTAGGCACAGCCATGAACAACATTATTTTTGATATTCCACCAGGTACAAACGGTGTCCAGGTTACGGGATTACCAGCCGGGATAGATGGCAGATATGATAATAGAACAAAGAAATTAACAATTAGCGGTACGCCAACTACTGCAGGCCCACCCATGACTTATACCGTTTCTAATACTACAGGAACGCCATTCACTACAACAGGTTCAATAACGGTAAATGGAAATGTAAGTACTCCTGTTTTTAATACCGGATTAACCAATAAACACTGTATGGGTACCGGAACCGATACCTATGTTGCAACGGCAACAAATGCAACAAGCATAGTCTACTCCATTTTACCCTTAGCGGCAGGTATTATTGATGCAAACAATGGTAAGGTAACCTGGGATAATACATTTACGGGAACAGCCACCATAACAGCCACAGCAAAAGGCTGTACAGAGAAAACGACCAATTTTATTGTAATCGTAAACGGGCTTCCAAATTTAACATTGGGTACCGAACCCGAAATTTGCCAGGGTTTTACCACTACATCTCTCCCTTATACCAACCCATTAAACAATCCAACAACCTATAGGATAACCTGGAATACACCAGGTTTTAATGCTGTTAGTAATCAACCTTTGCCAGCAGGAAATATTCCGCTTAACATTCCCGTCAATGCTGCATTGGATACCCATTCTGGTGTGTTAACCATTGAAAATGCAGCGGGTTGCAGCACTCAAATTAATTTCAACATTAAAATAAATCCAAAACCATCAGCACCACATGTGTCGGTGCAAACTAATTCACAATATTAA
- a CDS encoding phage tail sheath C-terminal domain-containing protein: MIASNIKSPGVYINEQNAFPNSVVAVATAVPAFIGYTPQAEYNGKSYTNVPYKITSFAEFQSIYCYPNPAPPASPAVQYSPEYYLVQQKSEPTDRDYMIINGAYYSILPDPNTIYYMYNSIELFYQNGGGEAYIVSVGTYGPASAQPMGVGQQIINPNVSLSQLQSGLKLLLNEQEPTMYICPEATLLSVDDNGTLMESMLAQSQNMQTAVSVFDIIGGRNPDPLTYSTDINTFREHTGEQGLSYGVAYYPFIGTTIMESTDINYTNLFGGDVKQLEPLLNPPSNPNPTAAAILHDIENPPGAPLTVTQYNNALINASKVYATIIKNVLGLANILPASAGMAGVMTTIDNQEGVWQAPANTPITTAVSLPINLSESQQGSLNIDPVSGKSINAIRFFNGIGILVWGARTLEGNSQDWRYISVRRTMIMIEQSCKLAAHSYVFQPNVKNTWEAVKAMISSFLNTIWKEGGLMGSTAADAFSVDCGLGTTMTADDILNGFMNVTVRVAMVRPAEFIVLTFQQEMAVSS, encoded by the coding sequence ATGATTGCATCAAACATTAAGTCTCCTGGTGTTTACATCAATGAGCAAAATGCCTTTCCCAATAGCGTAGTCGCGGTGGCTACTGCAGTTCCGGCATTTATAGGCTATACGCCCCAGGCAGAATACAATGGTAAATCCTATACCAACGTGCCGTATAAAATTACATCATTTGCCGAGTTTCAGTCAATTTATTGTTATCCTAACCCGGCACCACCAGCAAGTCCGGCGGTACAGTATAGTCCCGAATATTATTTGGTACAGCAAAAAAGCGAACCCACTGATCGTGATTATATGATCATCAATGGTGCATACTACTCCATTTTACCCGATCCCAATACCATTTATTACATGTACAACAGTATTGAACTGTTTTATCAAAATGGAGGGGGAGAAGCCTATATCGTATCTGTAGGTACTTATGGCCCTGCATCTGCACAGCCAATGGGTGTAGGACAGCAGATTATTAATCCAAATGTTTCCTTATCACAGCTTCAAAGTGGCCTTAAACTTTTACTTAACGAGCAGGAACCTACCATGTACATCTGTCCGGAAGCCACTTTGTTATCGGTAGATGATAATGGTACCCTGATGGAAAGTATGTTGGCGCAAAGCCAGAACATGCAAACTGCGGTATCAGTTTTCGACATTATTGGCGGCCGAAACCCGGATCCTCTAACCTATTCTACCGATATTAATACTTTCAGGGAGCATACAGGTGAGCAGGGTTTGAGTTATGGCGTTGCATATTATCCTTTTATTGGTACCACTATTATGGAAAGCACTGACATTAATTACACCAATCTTTTTGGCGGCGATGTTAAGCAGCTGGAACCACTGTTAAATCCGCCATCAAACCCCAATCCAACGGCTGCAGCCATTCTTCATGATATTGAAAATCCTCCGGGAGCACCATTAACGGTAACACAATACAATAATGCATTAATCAACGCGAGTAAGGTATATGCCACCATTATTAAAAATGTACTGGGACTTGCCAATATTCTTCCGGCAAGTGCAGGTATGGCAGGTGTAATGACCACTATTGATAACCAGGAAGGTGTATGGCAGGCTCCGGCCAATACTCCTATTACTACCGCGGTATCCTTACCCATCAATTTATCAGAAAGCCAGCAGGGTAGCCTTAACATCGATCCGGTTTCAGGTAAATCCATCAATGCCATACGCTTTTTTAACGGCATTGGTATTTTGGTATGGGGTGCCAGAACATTGGAAGGTAACAGCCAGGACTGGAGGTACATTTCGGTAAGAAGAACCATGATTATGATCGAACAATCCTGTAAACTGGCAGCACATTCTTACGTTTTCCAACCCAATGTAAAAAATACCTGGGAAGCAGTTAAAGCAATGATCAGCAGTTTCCTGAACACGATTTGGAAAGAAGGTGGATTGATGGGATCAACCGCTGCAGATGCCTTTTCGGTAGATTGCGGTTTAGGTACAACCATGACCGCCGATGACATCCTGAACGGATTTATGAACGTAACCGTGCGTGTTGCCATGGTACGCCCTGCAGAGTTTATTGTGCTTACTTTCCAACAGGAAATGGCGGTTTCCAGTTAA
- the vgrG gene encoding type VI secretion system tip protein VgrG, with the protein MTSSSNIPSGSLATYTVKVAGNTVPEEVNVLSVRVEKRINRVSTAIITILDGEADTGTFEASSSSVFVPGNIISIEAGYDSSNTVIFKGIITRQSIHINDLIGSALEVECKDEAIKMTVGRKSLTFAQKKDSDVISSIISNYSSLTPDVSGTTTVWPEQVQFYVSDWDFMLSLAEMNGLVVTTLNGTVAVKAPGANPSPVLTIGYGSGLMEFRADMNAITQLRSVKSSTWDYKQQQVASDEAPNNYAGPGNISSKTLAEVVGLPEYGLQTTAPMETEKLNNWAKAQMLKSEYAKIQGEAKFQGTNLVDPGKFMTFNGLGGRFNGDYLISGVIHDLSEGNWVTEVSVGLSPQWFIEEPDVMAPSASGMLPGVRGIFNGTVKKMYDDPDSQYRILVDVPLFDQTGQGIWARLANFYSTSGAGAFFLPEVGDEVVLGFLNEDPRNPVILGSMYSSPKNKPYSGLNPNEKNSIKAIASRSNINIEFDDENKVLTIATPDKNTMIFSDKDKKITIQDEHNNSIVMSASGITIKSATDINIQADQKVNIAGTQGVTIKAPTGDVAVSGLNIKQVADSQFSAEGSMTTEIKSGMELSLKSAMI; encoded by the coding sequence ATGACATCATCATCCAATATCCCTAGTGGCAGTTTAGCCACCTATACCGTTAAAGTTGCAGGAAATACAGTTCCTGAAGAAGTAAATGTTCTTTCTGTGCGGGTAGAAAAAAGAATAAACCGAGTTTCTACGGCAATAATCACCATTTTGGATGGTGAAGCAGATACCGGAACGTTTGAGGCGAGTTCTTCTTCTGTTTTTGTACCTGGTAACATCATCAGTATCGAAGCCGGTTACGATTCGTCCAACACTGTAATCTTTAAAGGTATTATTACCCGTCAATCTATCCATATTAATGACCTTATCGGTTCAGCTCTGGAAGTAGAATGCAAGGATGAAGCAATAAAAATGACCGTGGGCAGAAAGAGCCTCACCTTTGCACAAAAAAAAGATAGTGATGTAATCAGTTCCATCATCAGTAATTATTCTTCCTTAACGCCTGATGTAAGTGGAACAACTACTGTTTGGCCCGAGCAGGTACAGTTTTATGTAAGCGACTGGGATTTTATGCTTTCGCTGGCAGAAATGAACGGCTTGGTTGTCACCACACTTAATGGTACAGTCGCTGTAAAAGCACCAGGCGCAAACCCTAGTCCGGTATTAACCATTGGTTATGGTAGCGGATTAATGGAATTCAGGGCAGATATGAATGCCATAACTCAGTTACGTAGTGTAAAATCAAGCACCTGGGATTATAAACAACAGCAGGTAGCCAGTGATGAAGCGCCAAACAATTATGCCGGACCAGGAAATATCTCCTCCAAAACATTAGCTGAAGTAGTTGGCCTGCCTGAATATGGCTTGCAAACCACCGCACCGATGGAAACAGAAAAACTTAATAACTGGGCCAAAGCGCAGATGCTAAAAAGTGAGTATGCCAAAATACAGGGAGAGGCTAAATTCCAGGGAACTAACCTGGTTGATCCCGGTAAATTTATGACCTTTAACGGTCTTGGCGGTAGGTTTAACGGCGATTATCTAATTTCTGGTGTTATCCATGACCTTTCTGAAGGAAACTGGGTTACTGAAGTTTCGGTAGGCCTTTCGCCTCAATGGTTTATCGAAGAACCCGATGTAATGGCACCTTCAGCTTCTGGCATGTTGCCTGGCGTTAGGGGTATATTTAATGGCACCGTTAAAAAAATGTATGATGATCCCGATTCGCAGTACCGCATTTTAGTAGATGTGCCGCTATTTGACCAAACCGGTCAGGGCATTTGGGCAAGATTGGCTAATTTTTATTCAACCAGCGGTGCAGGTGCCTTTTTTCTACCCGAAGTAGGTGATGAAGTGGTACTAGGCTTTTTAAACGAAGATCCACGCAACCCCGTGATATTAGGTAGTATGTATAGCAGTCCGAAAAATAAGCCTTATTCAGGCCTTAACCCTAACGAGAAAAACTCTATAAAGGCGATTGCTTCCAGATCTAACATTAATATCGAATTTGATGATGAAAATAAGGTGTTAACCATTGCCACCCCGGATAAAAACACAATGATTTTCAGCGATAAGGATAAAAAAATCACCATTCAGGATGAACATAACAATAGCATTGTCATGTCTGCGAGCGGGATTACCATCAAAAGTGCTACAGATATTAATATACAGGCAGATCAAAAAGTGAATATCGCAGGTACACAGGGTGTAACTATAAAAGCGCCAACAGGAGATGTTGCGGTAAGTGGTTTAAACATTAAACAAGTAGCCGACAGCCAGTTTTCCGCAGAAGGATCAATGACCACAGAAATTAAAAGTGGGATGGAACTGAGCCTGAAAAGTGCAATGATATGA
- a CDS encoding PAAR domain-containing protein has product MPPAARLTDFHECPMVTPAPVPVPHVGGPIIGPGEPTVLIGKLPAARVGDMLVCVGPPDSIIKGSASVMIGGMPAARIGDPTAHGGTIMLGAFNVMIGG; this is encoded by the coding sequence ATGCCACCAGCAGCCAGATTAACCGATTTTCATGAATGTCCAATGGTAACTCCGGCACCTGTGCCTGTACCGCATGTTGGCGGACCGATTATAGGACCGGGCGAACCTACTGTATTGATAGGCAAATTACCAGCCGCCAGGGTAGGCGATATGCTGGTTTGTGTAGGACCGCCAGATAGCATTATAAAAGGTTCTGCATCGGTAATGATCGGCGGAATGCCGGCAGCCAGAATTGGAGACCCAACCGCGCATGGCGGAACAATTATGCTAGGTGCATTTAATGTAATGATAGGCGGTTGA
- a CDS encoding efflux RND transporter periplasmic adaptor subunit, whose protein sequence is MKRVLMCLGLCTLLYVTGCTSKKEEKEEVATYAVTTPLRMDTSFTKEYVSQIKSVRNIEVRAQEKGYLQNIYVDEGQHVKAGQLLFKIMPKAAQSELLKAQAETKSAEIELENTKLLSDKNIVSKNELAMAKAKLQSANAETSLAKFHLSNTEIRAPFDGTIDRIPLKLGSLVDEGALLTSLSDNSQVFAYFNVSEPEYLNYQSAAKAKGQQEVSLLLANNELLKSKGKVEVIESEFDNETGNIAFRARFNNSDNLLRNGETGKIQMVVPLKNAIVIPQKATYDIQDKTYVFVIDKSNKVHSRAITIAGELPDLYIIGDGITIEDKILLEGVQKVKDDDKIAFKFQQPQDVMKQLRLKTE, encoded by the coding sequence ATGAAAAGAGTTCTCATGTGCTTAGGCTTGTGTACTTTGCTTTACGTAACAGGTTGCACCTCGAAGAAAGAAGAAAAGGAAGAAGTAGCTACTTATGCAGTAACCACTCCGTTAAGGATGGATACTTCCTTTACCAAAGAATATGTTTCGCAGATTAAATCCGTTCGGAACATAGAAGTTAGGGCCCAGGAAAAGGGTTATCTCCAAAATATTTATGTAGATGAAGGCCAGCATGTAAAAGCAGGTCAGCTGTTGTTTAAGATTATGCCTAAAGCAGCTCAATCTGAGTTGCTAAAAGCACAGGCTGAAACTAAATCGGCAGAAATTGAACTGGAAAACACCAAATTACTGTCAGATAAAAATATCGTTTCTAAAAATGAGCTTGCTATGGCCAAAGCCAAACTGCAATCGGCTAATGCCGAAACTTCTTTGGCTAAATTCCATTTGTCTAACACCGAAATCAGAGCGCCATTTGATGGCACCATCGACCGTATTCCTTTAAAATTGGGTAGTTTGGTTGATGAAGGTGCTTTGTTAACCAGCCTGTCAGACAATAGCCAGGTATTTGCCTACTTCAACGTATCAGAGCCGGAATATTTAAACTATCAGAGCGCTGCAAAGGCAAAAGGACAGCAGGAAGTAAGTTTATTACTGGCCAATAACGAGTTGCTAAAATCGAAGGGTAAAGTTGAGGTGATCGAAAGTGAATTTGATAACGAAACTGGGAACATTGCATTCAGGGCAAGGTTCAACAATTCCGATAATTTACTAAGAAACGGCGAAACCGGTAAAATCCAGATGGTTGTTCCTTTAAAAAATGCCATTGTTATTCCACAGAAAGCAACTTACGACATCCAGGATAAAACTTATGTTTTCGTAATTGATAAAAGCAATAAGGTACACTCCAGGGCCATTACCATTGCAGGCGAGCTGCCGGATTTATACATCATCGGCGACGGCATCACAATAGAAGATAAGATCTTACTTGAAGGTGTACAGAAAGTTAAAGACGATGATAAAATTGCCTTTAAATTCCAGCAACCTCAGGATGTGATGAAACAATTGAGATTGAAAACAGAATAA